Proteins from a genomic interval of Musa acuminata AAA Group cultivar baxijiao chromosome BXJ1-9, Cavendish_Baxijiao_AAA, whole genome shotgun sequence:
- the LOC103975080 gene encoding protein JINGUBANG-like — translation MKDGSRRGCGGGGNRGRDLFEEAGGGLPRPSKFSALMHSEPLVRSTSEEEFPTRHSNGSAASPGYYSDHSSSTTLTQTSSADSSPFRLSPWNHEPATNLFFDSSGGPPAPMATTATDLFNSGTGLVGSLVREEGHIYSLAATGDLLYTGSDSKNIRVWKRQKEFSGFKTASGLVKAIIISADHRVFTGHQDGKVRVWKVSPKNPRVHKHIGTLPRLKDLLKSSMNPSNYVEARWRHHRSAVWIRHIDAVSCLCLSEDQSLLYSGSWDRTLKVWRVEDLRCIESVNAHDDAVNAVAVGFDGLVFTGSADGTVKVWRKEEVPKPDKKKGWKKPGGLTRHEHALTLVRQDMAVTALVVNATAGVVYGGSSDGGVSWWDRRGVNGAGRCGGVLRGHKVAVLCLAVARSLVFSGSADKTICVWRREGEGGHVCLSVLTGHTGPVKCLAVEPDADDGGAGMWVVYSGSLDKSVKVWKVADSHPPPRRQQWDSDAASPYEERDAPRFDTY, via the coding sequence ATGAAAGACGGATCAAGAAGAGGATGTGGTGGTGGCGGCAACAGAGGCCGGGATCTTTTCGAAGAAGCTGGCGGTGGCCTACCCCGGCCCTCCAAGTTCTCAGCGCTCATGCACTCCGAGCCCCTCGTCAGGTCCACCAGTGAGGAAGAGTTTCCCACCCGCCACAGCAACGGCTCCGCCGCCAGCCCCGGCTATTATTCTGACCACAGCTCCTCCACCACCCTCACACAAACCTCCTCTGCCGACAGTTCCCCTTTCCGCTTGTCGCCCTGGAACCACGAACCTGCCACCAACCTCTTCTTCGATTCCTCTGGCGGCCCTCCTGCTCCCATGGCCACCACTGCCACCGACCTCTTCAACTCCGGCACCGGCCTCGTCGGCTCCCTCGTCCGCGAGGAAGGCCACATCTACTCCCTCGCCGCCACTGGCGACCTCCTGTACACCGGATCAGACAGCAAGAACATCCGAGTGTGGAAGAGGCAGAAGGAATTCTCTGGTTTCAAAACGGCAAGCGGCCTCGTGAAGGCCATCATCATCTCCGCCGACCACCGCGTGTTCACAGGCCACCAGGACGGCAAGGTCAGGGTCTGGAAGGTCTCCCCCAAGAATCCGCGCGTCCACAAGCATATCGGCACGCTCCCGCGGCTCAAGGACCTGCTGAAGAGCTCCATGAACCCAAGCAACTACGTCGAGGCCCGGTGGCGCCACCACCGCTCCGCTGTCTGGATCCGACACATCGACGCCGTGTCCTGCCTCTGCTTGAGCGAGGACCAGAGCTTGTTGTACTCGGGGTCGTGGGACCGGACGCTGAAGGTGTGGCGCGTGGAGGACCTGCGGTGCATCGAGTCGGTGAACGCCCACGACGACGCCGTCAACGCGGTGGCGGTGGGGTTCGACGGGCTGGTCTTCACCGGCTCGGCCGACGGCACGGTGAAGGTgtggaggaaggaggaggtgCCCAAGCCGGACAAGAAGAAAGGATGGAAGAAGCCAGGCGGCCTGACGAGGCACGAGCATGCGCTGACGCTCGTGCGGCAGGACATGGCGGTGACGGCGCTGGTGGTAAACGCGACGGCGGGGGTGGTATACGGGGGGTCCTCCGACGGCGGGGTCAGCTGGTGGGACCGGAGAGGGGTCAATGGAGCAGGCAGGTGCGGCGGGGTGCTCCGGGGGCACAAGGTGGCGGTGCTGTGCCTGGCGGTGGCGCGGAGCCTGGTGTTCAGTGGGTCCGCGGACAAGACGATATGCGTGTGGCGGCGGGAGGGGGAAGGGGGACACGTGTGCCTCTCGGTGCTGACGGGGCACACGGGGCCGGTCAAGTGCCTGGCCGTGGAGCCGGACGCTGACGACGGCGGGGCGGGGATGTGGGTGGTGTACAGCGGGAGCTTAGACAAGTCCGTCAAGGTGTGGAAGGTGGCGGACAGTCATCCACCGCCGCGGCGGCAGCAGTGGGACTCCGATGCCGCTTCGCCCTACGAGGAGCGGGACGCGCCACGCTTCGATACGTATTGA
- the LOC103975081 gene encoding NAC domain-containing protein 83 — MDHKPSPVRCGALRLPPGFRFHPSDEELVVQYLKRKVFSCPLPAFFIPDIDLRKHDPWNLPGACQGERYFFNLRKSRYPNGKRSNRAASSGYWKATGKDKQIVASGCNQVVGIKKVLIFYRGKLPAGSRTDWIMHEYSLAGSDNPALIFPQRKNSTHGMMVPNQDWVLCRIFKKRRTTNMVDEIEQDRDEGKIRSSAAGFIDFMQQRESDQTPSSSSSP; from the exons ATGGATCACAAGCCGAGTCCTGTAAGGTGTGGAGCTTTGAGGCTGCCCCCCGGGTTTAGGTTCCACCCCAGCGATGAAGAGCTAGTTGTTCAGTACCTCAAGAGGAAGGTCTTCTCCTGCCCATTGCCAGCTTTCTTCATTCCCGATATCGATCTCAGGAAGCACGATCCGTGGAACTTACCTG GTGCGTGCCAAGGAGAGAGGTACTTCTTCAACCTTAGAAAGTCCAGGTATCCTAATGGCAAGCGATCGAACCGGGCGGCGAGCTCCGGTTACTGGAAGGCCACAGGTAAGGACAAGCAGATCGTAGCTTCCGGGTGCAACCAGGTGGTGGGGATCAAAAAGGTTTTGATCTTTTACAGAGGAAAACTTCCTGCTGGTTCTCGAACTGATTGGATTATGCATGAGTATAGCCTTGCCGGCTCTGATAACCCAGCCTTGATCTTTCCGCAAAGGAAGAACTCAACTCAT GGTATGATGGTTCCAAACCAAGATTGGGTGCTCTGTCGCATTTTTAAGAAGAGAAGAACCACCAACATGGTCGATGAGATTGAACAAGACCGCGACGAGGGCAAGATTAGAAGCAGTGCCGCTGGTTTCATTGATTTCATGCAGCAGAGAGAGAGCGATCAGACACCATCCTCATCCTCTTCGCCTTAG